Below is a genomic region from Syngnathus acus chromosome 20, fSynAcu1.2, whole genome shotgun sequence.
GCGTTCTCGCTGACTCCAGACTCCATCCAGGTCTGTCCGAGCTCATTACAAGCCTTTGCGAAAAAGAGTGCAACGATCACACGCAGAAACTAACAAAAGcttaaggaaaaaaagtcattcctCACTGTGTTGATGGCCATGCGGGCCTCGAAGTTGTCCACGCAGCTCAGGACTAAATCCACAGGCTTGCTGTCGTCCAGACCTCCGTGACTGAGAAGACAGAGGAGAAGTGAGGAAGGACAATTTGGCTGAGTGCGGAAGAGAGAACGTGAGCAAAAGCCACCTGAGACGTTCCATGAAGTGGTTGAAATTGTCCAAGGTGGTGATGTTGTAGTTGTGCGTCTCAAACCGCACGTCCGGATTGATGTTTCTGGTCAACAGGTCAGTAAGAAAAAGCAATTACGATTATTACTACTACTTTGTCCAATAGGCCAATAACAAGTGTTACCTTAGCGTGTGTTCCGCGGCctccactttgctgaggcCTGCCTGGTGCGGCTGGAAGAAGAGTCGGTTCATGTTGGCGAGCTCCACCTTGTCGTAATCGAACAGCAGCAGCTGTGGAAACAGTATTAGGTAGGTAAAATATGTACTTAAAAAATGAGTCCAATTCTCCTGTTGCAAAGAAGTCAATTCCCTTTCACGTTTCACATACCTCACTTACGGCTATTTTTCAACGGTGCAGGTGTATCTAATATCCTGACCAATTTATATTAGGAAAAGAGTTTTGCATCATTACCTTACCGATGCCACACCGAGTGAGCATTTCGGCTGTCACGCTGCCCACTCCCCCGACCCCAACCACGGCTACCGTGAACGTCCGGATGCGCTGTCACACACAACGAAGAAAACTATGGTAACAAACCATGAATAATTTAGGCAAATTGGCGAGGTGAGCTTACCTCGTAGTTATCAACAATGCCCATTCTCTTCAGCGCCATTAGGCGACTGCAAGAACAGCCAAAACAAAACGAGTCACTCGTCTCCCGATGGGCGCGGCACCCTTCGAAATACATTTCGATTATTCTCATGAAACGTTACCTGTAAGGGTTGGAATCGACAACCTCTGCGCTCATCTTTTCAATTTTGGGTCTGTGTGGCTGCTCGGCGGCGCACTGCTTTTGCTGACACTTTATCAGTTCGTTCTCCAATTCCCTCACCCGTAGCTTCAGTTCCTCCAGCGTCGCCATGAGGTCACGCTAAAACTaacaatggggaaaaaagaaaagtgtaaAAACGTAAAGCCCAGACAGCAACAACTGACACGGGAAAAAAAGTACACGTCTTCACAAGTCCAATACGCTGTCAGGATGTGCGTTACAGCAAATACAGTTCGTGTGGAAATGTGGGTGTGTAGGACGTTTCAGACAACTTGCCACAACATATCAaggatatttgtttttttactcttttgcGTTCAAATATTACTGTGCGCACCGCCAATccttttattgattgattgattgattgattgattgattgtttgTGGTTGTGTTTTGATTCAATGTGCGTCGCCATAAACGACCCGACCTAGCCATCGAGCTAGGTGGCGAGCGAGCAAcagctggaaaataattagTCAACTCTATTCAGCATGGACGAATTGACGACTCCCGTGCGACCGCAGCATAAATTCAACGAGCATAGACTCAAAAAGTATCTGTGCGCCAAGTTGTTCGTGTCAAACGACGACACGCTAGTTGTCAGGCAGTACAGGTGAGTTAGTGTTTGGGTCACAGGTTGACAACTATGTTGGGCTAACATGCTAAGGTCTTTCCAGTGCGGGGCAGTCGAATCCCACTTTCCTGATTCAAACACCTTCCAAAAGTTATGTTCTAAGGAAGAAGCCACCCGGTGCGTTGCTACCTGGCGCACACAAGGTATAAGTCAACTCAAAAAAGCACGACATAAAGTACCGTACTAGGTCACCAATTATTTGGTATGTAGTACTAATGCTTGTCCAGCAGGGGGAGCTATTTAATTCGATACCGCTGTACCGtcattccattttatttcaaccTATTTCTATTACGAGCCATCACATCATTGTTGACTTAATgcaacatacatacatacatacatacatacatacatacatacatacatacaagttcaatatttttgtcaCTCATTTCAGAGCATTAAACCAATATCATTCATTACACGGAGTGAACATTTTTAGCGTTTTTTTCCTTGCAAGTTGATGGTTGTAGTTCACATAAAAGGAAAAGCAAAAATTACTGTCTCAGGAAACGAATTACTATATTACATGAGCTCGATTCTCAAGACAGAGAGAGTTTAAACAGAAAGAGATAGTATaaagataaatatatatttgtttacagGTGGACAGGGAATATCGTGTCCAGAAGGCATTGCATTCCGCTGGTTTCCCCGTGCCTCAGCCCCTTCtccactgcaccgacatggaTGTCACGGGAACAGAGTTCTACCTGATGGAGCACGTTGTGGTGAGTTTGCAAAGGTATGCCTGAAATATAAAGTGTGATATATTAGGTAACGGCAGTGATAACCGAGCAGGGCCGCGTGTTTCGGGATCTTCGTCTGCCCGGAGTGATCCCGGCGGAGAGGGTGGCTCTGTACGTGGCAGCAGTAGAAGTTTTGGCCAAACTGCATTCATTGGACCTGGCGTCCCTGAAGCTAGACGGCTACGGGAAAGGAGCAGGATACTGTAGGAGACAGGTTTGCAAATTCATGCTTTCTTTCTTGAGGcccaagcaattaaaaaatgttcaatatgTCCCCTTGAATGACATTAGCGGCGTGTTTCTTCTTCAAGGTGTCCACATGG
It encodes:
- the uba5 gene encoding ubiquitin-like modifier-activating enzyme 5 isoform X2, with the translated sequence MATLEELKLRVRELENELIKCQQKQCAAEQPHRPKIEKMSAEVVDSNPYSRLMALKRMGIVDNYERIRTFTVAVVGVGGVGSVTAEMLTRCGIGKLLLFDYDKVELANMNRLFFQPHQAGLSKVEAAEHTLRNINPDVRFETHNYNITTLDNFNHFMERLSHGGLDDSKPVDLVLSCVDNFEARMAINTACNELGQTWMESGVSENAVSGHIQLINPGETACFACAPPLVVAANIDEKTLKREGVCAASLPTTMGVVAGILVQNVLKYLLKFGRVTYYLGYNAMQDFFPSMAMKPNPQCNDRHCRRQQEVYEKREAERPKTEVVQEEEEVLHEDNEWGIELVSEEANEEEETAAVADLPEGITLAYTVPAAAGDGEMVEETEQSLEDLMAQMRKL
- the uba5 gene encoding ubiquitin-like modifier-activating enzyme 5 isoform X1, yielding MATLEELKLRVRELENELIKCQQKQCAAEQPHRPKIEKMSAEVVDSNPYSRLMALKRMGIVDNYERIRTFTVAVVGVGGVGSVTAEMLTRCGIGKLLLFDYDKVELANMNRLFFQPHQAGLSKVEAAEHTLRNINPDVRFETHNYNITTLDNFNHFMERLSHGGLDDSKPVDLVLSCVDNFEARMAINTACNELGQTWMESGVSENAVSGHIQLINPGETACFACAPPLVVAANIDEKTLKREGVCAASLPTTMGVVAGILVQNVLKYLLKFGRVTYYLGYNAMQDFFPSMAMKPNPQCNDRHCRRQQEVYEKREAERPKTEVVQEEEEVLHEDNEWGIELVSEEANEEEETAAVADLPEGITLAYTVPAANKGDGEMVEETEQSLEDLMAQMRKL
- the uba5 gene encoding ubiquitin-like modifier-activating enzyme 5 isoform X3; the protein is MATLEELKLRVRELENELIKCQQKQCAAEQPHRPKIEKMSAEVVDSNPYSRLMALKRMGIVDNYERIRTFTVAVVGVGGVGSVTAEMLTRCGIGKLLLFDYDKVELANMNRLFFQPHQAGLSKVEAAEHTLRNINPDVRFETHNYNITTLDNFNHFMERLSHGGLDDSKPVDLVLSCVDNFEARMAINTACNELGQTWMESGVSENAVSGHIQLINPGETACFACAPPLVVAANIDEKTLKREGVCAASLPTTMGVVAGILVQNVLNMAMKPNPQCNDRHCRRQQEVYEKREAERPKTEVVQEEEEVLHEDNEWGIELVSEEANEEEETAAVADLPEGITLAYTVPAANKGDGEMVEETEQSLEDLMAQMRKL